Genomic window (Propionibacteriaceae bacterium ZF39):
CAAGCACATGAACTTCGATGCCACCCCGGACGAGATCTGGAAGCAGGCGGAGGAGCTCCTGGCCGCAGAGGGCCCCACCTACCCGAACACCAAGTGAGGAACTGAGAAGTGAAACTCGCCACTGTGCGCGTCAACGGCGAAGCCCGTGCCGCGCGGATCACCGACGATGCCGCCATCCTCCTCGACGCCGCCGATGTCGGCGAACTCCTCACCGACGAGAACTGGGCCCAGCGAGCCGCCGCCGACGGTGAGTCGATTTCACTCGATGGGCTCGACTATCTTCCCGTCATCCCTCGGCCCGACAAGATCGTCTGCCTCGGCCTGAACTATGCGACCCACATCGCCGAGACCGGCCGGGAAACCCCCGAATTCCCGACCCTGTTCGGGAAATACTCCGGGGCGCTCACCGGGGCGTACGCCGATATCACCAAGCCCCACCAGAGCGAGACCCTCGACTGGGAGTGCGAGCTTGCGCTCGTCATCGGCAAGGGCGGTCGCGACATCAGGGCGGAGGACGCACTGGACCACATCGCGGGCTACACCGTGAGCAACGACGTGACGGTGCGCGAGTGGCAGCGGCGGACGCGGCAGTATCTCGCCGGCAAGACCTGGGAGGCCCTCACCCCGCTCGGCCCGTGGCTCGTGACCTCCGACGAGCTGCCCCCGGGCGCCTCCGGCCTCAAGATCGAGACCATCGTCGACGGTGAGGTCATGCAGTCGTCGAACACCTCCGATCTGCTGTTCGATGTGCCGGCGATCGTGGCGTACACCAGCGAGGTCATCTCGCTGAAGCCGGGCGATGTGATCCTGACGGGTACGCCCGGTGGCGTCGGCAACGCCCGTGACCCGAAGATCTTCCTCAAGCCGGGCCAGCTTCTCGAGACTGTGATCGAGAAGGTGGGCCACCAGAAGAACCGGATCGTCTGATGACCGACGGGACGCGCCTCACGGGGATCACCCCGGCGGAGATGTCGAGCGAACAGCGTGCTGTCTATGACGCCATCGTGACCAGCCCACGGGGCGCGTCCTCCCGGCTCGACGCCGACGGATCGCTGCCCGGGCCCTTCAATGCCATGCTCCTGTCGCCCGCCGTCGGCATGGCGCTGCAGAACCTCGGTTCGGCCCTTCGTTATGAGTCCACGCTGCCCGACCTGGTGCGCGAGCTGGTGATCCTGCTCGTGGCGGGGCGGGCGGACTCGGCCTATGAGCAGTACGCCCACGAACCACTCGCCCGTGAGGCCGGCGCCGACGAGGAGACCCTCGCCGAACTGCGATCGGGCAACCTTCCGACCGAGGTCTCCGACGAGGTCGCGGCGGCTCTGGGCGTGGCCGATGCGTTGCTCGGCTGGGGCCTCGACGACGAGGC
Coding sequences:
- a CDS encoding fumarylacetoacetate hydrolase family protein, coding for MKLATVRVNGEARAARITDDAAILLDAADVGELLTDENWAQRAAADGESISLDGLDYLPVIPRPDKIVCLGLNYATHIAETGRETPEFPTLFGKYSGALTGAYADITKPHQSETLDWECELALVIGKGGRDIRAEDALDHIAGYTVSNDVTVREWQRRTRQYLAGKTWEALTPLGPWLVTSDELPPGASGLKIETIVDGEVMQSSNTSDLLFDVPAIVAYTSEVISLKPGDVILTGTPGGVGNARDPKIFLKPGQLLETVIEKVGHQKNRIV
- a CDS encoding carboxymuconolactone decarboxylase family protein, giving the protein MTDGTRLTGITPAEMSSEQRAVYDAIVTSPRGASSRLDADGSLPGPFNAMLLSPAVGMALQNLGSALRYESTLPDLVRELVILLVAGRADSAYEQYAHEPLAREAGADEETLAELRSGNLPTEVSDEVAAALGVADALLGWGLDDEAYAAAVASVGEAWLFEINAVVGYYQLLARQLGLFGVLAPEGER